TGATCCCCTCATCACCAGAAGGAAAAGATTGAGCTGGGAATTTTTGCCTGGGGTTTTCATTATTTACAGAAATCTCAGATTCTGCATAACACTTTAGTTGGGAGAGTCACTGGTAAGGTGATTGAATGTAATCTGGTCATAAGGAGTTGGAAGAGGAATTCTTTGTCTCTGTACTTTGAATTAATGTTATCTTCATTGGAAATATGaagtgtttctttttcttccttgccCAACAGAACATGAAGCTTTTCATATGCTGTCTTCTTGTAAATTTGAATTAGCACATTGCTTTTTAAGTCAAATTTCGTTGATTAAATTTGGGTTGATCAGTGGAAGGaaacaaagaagtaaatttggtttcttttctttagaatattaattaattaattaaacaacttCATCAAACTTCAATTTTATAATCTACTTTGGCAGATCGGGAAAAAAAAGCCTACTTGGAGACCCGAGCTTGGTGAAGTGTTGACATCGAGATCTCTGCGTTGAGGGCCGGCCTTGAAGGCCTTGGACATTGAGGAATttgagagggggagagagagagagagaacaggagaaaaagcaaatatataaacaaaagaaagtataAAATAGAACGTAATCAGCGGCTTTCTCGCTTTGTCTTTTATTCCTTGTATTCTTGTTTGAAAATTGCTTGGTTCTGGGACTCGAAGAATCTGGTCTGGGCATTGACTTTGAAGTAGACAAAGTATATATCTTCACGAGTGGGAGCAGCAGACCAGCCACAGATTCCTTAACGAGGCACaagttttgcttttttcttttttttttttgctttgcaAAACTCTGCAAAGTTCAGCTGCAGCAAGCAACCCAAAACCACGCATCTGAAACATGACAAAGACAAACCCTTTAACCCTTTGGAGCCTTTAACAATGTCacatttttgtatttttctaatcCAAAATCCATGCCATATTgtctttctttgcagccaacCAGCCGTGCTTggatgctctctctctctctctctctctctctctctctctctctctctctctctcgtgttagaaaattgaaaaagaaagacgACTTATTTAAAGTGGAGATACCAAACTAAATGTGTTCAAGTGCAACAGGTTTTGTTTGGGGCTTTGGTATCCAAGGCCAGAGCTGAGAGAGAGCAGAGTCAACCACTCACCCTACTTACTTTCACACCGTGTATTTTGTAGCAATGCCTGTATAGAAAAGCAATATActctttgttttataaatatgggatgaaaagaaaaaccaacccCTCGTGTGTTTGagtgtttttgtgtgtgtgtttggtATCTAACAAAGTGTCAACCCCCTTACAAAAAAAGCTTCCCAGGAAGCTTCACACCTTCCTTCCTCCTTGGCTCGctttctcacttttttttttcttctgtctttttttctcaaaacccAATTTAAAGAGAAGGCCAAAGACCCACCAACCTCACTCACTGGCTCAGCTATTCATCACTCTCACTGTCTTCCATTCAGACTCACGGAGCACAAGCACTGGAGGAGAAGCAGGTACATTATCTTTCTCTGTTCATCTTCTCCTTTTGTCTTATTCTTGTTCATTtggtgtttgtttttttcactcAATTTTCTTGAATAATTGTGTTTTAGTCTGTGGAACAATTTTGTTTCCGTTTACTCTAACCCTCGTTCTGTGTCGAGATCTGTTACTTACTTGTGGACTtacaccctctctctctctctctctctctctctctctctctctctctctctctctctccaatttcATCTTCTGGCtcttaaaattttaacttcATTAGCTGTTCCTTTAACTTTAGGTCATCCTCATTGGTCTGATTTCTGTCTTAACAAGTTTTACATTCCTCAATTCTGGCATTTTTGACTACCCAGATATGCATTTTCTCATGGGTGTTTTCAATCCCTGTTTGCTTCAGCAATTTCAATTCATCCCCATTTCTTATTGCTTGCTTCTCACTGTTTTTTACTACACTATGATGACTACCCTCTCCGCagattgatttttctttaaagttgGAATCTTTATTTACTAGAGTACGTTGCTTTTCAGCGTCCTCCTTTGCCCTACAAATGGTTTTATCAATAATCTAAATAGCAGATAGGAAATAGGAACGCAAGGATAAGGGGTGCTAGATTCCCATTTCATATTACATTCTGTATGCACTCGATATGAGCCCATTACTTTTGTTTCTCTGGTTCTATATGATGAGCACAGATATAAATTTCCCAAGTAACACAATCATCCCTTATCTTTTGCAGTTGTGTTCTTCTCCCTAATTTCTAGACGATGGAGGACCAAAATTGCCGGGCTTCTGTGATGACTCGGAAGAGAAAATCccaagaagaagataattGCATTTCAAGCACCTTTTATATGGATGAGCTTAATGAAGACCTCCTGGAAAGGGTCCTCTCAAGGCTACCAACCTCTGCATTCTTCCGCCTTACTTCGGTGTGCAAAAGATGGAAATCAGTTGCATCTTCTCCTAGTTTCAAGCTTGCCTGCTCTCAGATTCCTTCACGGGATCCATGGTTTTTCATGGTCGATCCCCTTCTCAATCGATCAATAGTCTTTGACTCCACTGAAAGAAGCTGGAAAAAACTTAATCATCCACCTCTCCTCCAGAAAAACTCCAACTGCAATTCCATGCCTGTTTCAGCCTCTGGTGGCTTGATATGTTTCCGAAATTCATATGGCAACTTCATTGTGTGCAACCCCGTGACAGGGTCTTGCAACGAACACCCTCCGCTGGATCCATCCCTACAAAATCTCACCTTCCATGCCATTGTGATGCATTCATGTCCCAAGTATGAGCAGTCCTCTTACAAGCTTGTTGTTGTCTTTGGTGAACTTCCAAAGCTGTCATTCAGAGTGTATAACTCAGACACCGGTTCCTGGGAAGAAGAGACCGCCTTGTGTAAGAAGTTTGATGATGATTCTGCAGAATCTGAATCAAGTGAGGACAATGCTGCTGTTTACTTCCTTAGCAAGGCTGGGAATGTAGTGGCAACCAACATGCAAAGAAGCCCATCTAAGCAATATTCATCAGTGATCACTACTAGTAAAGATGGCGAGGAGATAGTCCATTTCCTAAGCTCATCAGGGTCAGTTGTGGCTTGCAATCTGG
The window above is part of the Prunus dulcis chromosome 1, ALMONDv2, whole genome shotgun sequence genome. Proteins encoded here:
- the LOC117631081 gene encoding F-box only protein 13, with the protein product MEDQNCRASVMTRKRKSQEEDNCISSTFYMDELNEDLLERVLSRLPTSAFFRLTSVCKRWKSVASSPSFKLACSQIPSRDPWFFMVDPLLNRSIVFDSTERSWKKLNHPPLLQKNSNCNSMPVSASGGLICFRNSYGNFIVCNPVTGSCNEHPPLDPSLQNLTFHAIVMHSCPKYEQSSYKLVVVFGELPKLSFRVYNSDTGSWEEETALCKKFDDDSAESESSEDNAAVYFLSKAGNVVATNMQRSPSKQYSSVITTSKDGEEIVHFLSSSGSVVACNLATKCFSEYSRLLPVFFEYSIDLVECGGRMLVVLLSEFFESASLRVWCYDEDVRSWHQIAAMPPAMSHEWYGKNVDINCVGAGDQILICLSSAEISSCVLCDLAANEWVELPKCFMDGEAIKFMSAFSFEPRIEASV